GGCAACAAGGGCTCAACCTTCGCCCGGACCTCCTGCGGCATCCTTCAACCATTGTCGTGCTTGGCTATTTCCGGTATCCTGCGTGTAGCGATGACACTGTGAGCAAGAAACGCTCTATCGGAGACAACCTATGCCCTCAGCAGGTAGATTAGGAGATAAATCGAGCGCTCCCTCTGATACACATGGCTGCAGTACATGTGCTCACACGGTGATAGGTCCCTCTAACAGTGGCTCGTCCGATGTGTTGATCAATGGTCGACCTGCGATGCGCGTGAGCGATACAGGGACTCATGCATCGTGCTGCGGCCCCAACTCATGGTCTGCAATTGGAGGAGCCGCGAACGTCCTAATCAACGGCCGCGCTGCGCATCGGCTCGGGGATTCAACTCAGCATTGTGGTGGCTCTGGACAGCTTGTAGAGGGAAGCCCAGATGTGATCATTGGCGACGAATCACAAATCATGCAAATCAAAAATAAGCTTTATGATCAGGGATTTATACTTATTGACTCGCGTACAGGCGAACCTCTTGCCAACATTCATTACAAAGTGTTTATGGACAACTCAATGATTGCGGAAGGAAAAACGGATTCTTCGGGACGCACAACGATAGTTGCTTCGGATTTGCCCAAATCAATTCGTCTTGAAATTGAAACGACGTAAATAAACCATGAGCACCAAGTCAACCGAACCGACTGTCCTTATTCATGCGAACCTCACAGAAATCCAAGACACGAATCGTGTCAGGGTGGCAGTGGCCATCTGCGAGAACAAACCTGTAATGGATGTAATTGCCTATATTCACCAAGAAATGGTCTCAAATGCTGTTGGCCCCGATGCTGCATATATACGTGACAAGCTTGAGCCATCCTGGCTTCGCGTGGTCTCACCTGTTGCACCTGTTGCTGGAGTGATTGATAGTGCCGAGATGCTGCAAGCCTATTATCGTTTTTTTCAGCTCGTAAAGCCAGGCTCAACTTGGGATCACAAAAAACCGATTCTTAAGGGGGATCCCAAAAAACCGATGATTCCTAAGGAGGGATTTGGAAAATTCACATGCGACCTGGATAAGCATGTTCGATATCAGTACGATATCTGGTCAAATATTCACTATGGTTACGTTGGGCTTGCATGCGGACTCCCTAGGTGGGACTTGCTGGCTGGAGGAGGAGGAGCTCAAATTTACGCACGTACTGTTCCTGATGGATACTGGAGCAGAAGATTCCAAGAGTTAGGGGATGCTGACTTTTTAGCTGCGTTCGATGATCCTGCCGATCAGGAGGCCATCAAAATTGGGTTCGAATTGTGGGATTCGCACAAATTGTCAATGACAACGAAGCATATTTTGGACATTGTGCGTGAACGATTCAGTCGCCTGTCAACAGAAGTCTGCGAACTACGATGCGTCAA
This sequence is a window from Stigmatella aurantiaca. Protein-coding genes within it:
- a CDS encoding PAAR domain-containing protein, translating into MRVSDTGTHASCCGPNSWSAIGGAANVLINGRAAHRLGDSTQHCGGSGQLVEGSPDVIIGDESQIMQIKNKLYDQGFILIDSRTGEPLANIHYKVFMDNSMIAEGKTDSSGRTTIVASDLPKSIRLEIETT
- a CDS encoding polymorphic toxin type 44 domain-containing protein, with translation MSTKSTEPTVLIHANLTEIQDTNRVRVAVAICENKPVMDVIAYIHQEMVSNAVGPDAAYIRDKLEPSWLRVVSPVAPVAGVIDSAEMLQAYYRFFQLVKPGSTWDHKKPILKGDPKKPMIPKEGFGKFTCDLDKHVRYQYDIWSNIHYGYVGLACGLPRWDLLAGGGGAQIYARTVPDGYWSRRFQELGDADFLAAFDDPADQEAIKIGFELWDSHKLSMTTKHILDIVRERFSRLSTEVCELRCVKHK